In the Limanda limanda chromosome 15, fLimLim1.1, whole genome shotgun sequence genome, cactgcaggaacacacactgtgatcccccttgtgtgtgtgtgtccttctctTCTATGACGCCTCTTCAAGTGGACgtcagaggtcaaagggtcAGCAGCTCAATCCCCCCTCGGGCCATGGGATTCTCCAGAAGAAGAACATCTACTCacaactccaacaacacaaccaaatagtCACTGAGCGTCACGCTAGAGGACTTTTAATAACATAATTAGTAAACATTATTTGTGAAGTCAGACGTCAGACAAAGAGTTTTGGGTCAGAAGTGTCCACcataaaagcaaaacaagacTTCTTATTCAACAATAACTGAAAATGGGTTCAGGGAAAATGTGGTTTTGATGACTGAGCctgaaaatctatttattttcaatcTCTTCTAATTAaaccaaaagtttaaaagaCCAAGTATTATTCCttatttatcctttttatttttttattctgctcTTCTgcgtacattttcattttcagatttgaaCTTGTCCTTGTCTTTCCGTCTTTGTAGTTTTTCAATGTCCCTGTTCTCAACCTTGAATCTACCTGAGTCtatgaaagacaaactcttgACACTGCTGAACTGTCACTTTTAAATACAATAACATTTATTAATATTGCTTAAATACTTTTTGATAGTTGTAttggtatttttacttttacaagTAAAATTTGAATAACTAATTCATCTTCAGCAGCtcatgaataacatttaaatctttgtttttaccATTAATGTTGATTATTATCTTAATAATGTATTATTacggcccgagcactgacagacactgacagacattatatatatgttttttattaaaaaaaatatttatttttatattatttatatttatttattatatttatttattaaaattattctATTATTGACATaatacttttttattcatattgattATCacctttagatttttttattattaatatataataattcattattattaatattaccTTGTCTGAACCATATATATAAAGGTCTGAACCAGTGGTTTAATCCAGGATGTATTTCCGGTATGGTGTGACGTCAGTGGGCAGGTGGTGCGCTCAGCTGACTGGAGGGAGGGGCTAGCTGTTTgctgttagcagttagctgttgttgttgttgttagcttccggctgcagagtgtgtgtgtgtgtctgtgtctgtgtgtgtgtgtgtccctgtggatCTCAGGGACTCGAACCTTCAGTGCAACATGTCTCGGTTCAGCTCAGACCTGGAGGACGAGCCGGACACACCGCTGCTCCACCGGGGACAAGAGGACAGAGTGCACAGAGGTAAGAACCGCTAGCTACTTAGCTCCGGTGCTAGCCCTCTTATGTGTAGCATGTAGCATGTAGCTTGTAGCATGTAGCTTGTAGCATGTAGCTTCGTAAACATATGTTTCAAACCTGCGCTGGTTCTAAAGTCTCATCGAGAAGAACGAGTTCAACCTCCAGCAGCTGGGGgtcaacacacatgcatgacaacaacaacaacaacacaacacgagCACTGACTGACACTGTGTTTATCTACAACAACAATGAACACAAAGCACAACTCATCCAGTGAGTTAAGAGTAACAcaactgtttgtgttgcagggCAAACAAACTCACTTCAAAACAATCTGGAATGATTACAACTTTTTATATTAATGGTTTAATAAAAAAACCTTTAGTAGTTGTTGCATTATAACTTCAAACAAAAGGTCCATCGTGGttgtaaaagtttgaaaaagtTTAGGGTGAATTCTGTTTTGAGGAAGCACACTTAGCACAATCttaaaagtgaagtaaaagttgCAACATCACATTTGTAATGATATGCATGATTTCAGATTATATTCTGCAAATAGAATCACTGAACTATTACAAGTAAACGTGCTTATTGTGCAGATTGAGccggtgttgtgttgtttaatctttattatatgtgtgttaatgtacaAGTGGTGCTCAGTGGTGTAGTTGTTCAAGGTGGAGATAAATATGAACTATTATAGGatatgttttcagtttaaaaacTTAATCTAAATATGTGTATGTTGTGGAGGGAAGTTCCATCTTAAATATAACAGAGTAGAGCTTAAAGGATTTAAAGAAGTGTTAAATTCTTACTCAAGAAAGTACTTAaacacagtacaagtactttaACACATAACGCCAATTATACCCTAAATTAATAGATCATTGATTTACAAAAAGCTTTTGTTAAACAGTTCGTTGTCCTGTTTCCAAgggaagatttaaaaaaaaaagtattattgGCACCGTCCACACTCATCCTGTTTTACATCCTCCAGTCACGAGTTGAGGGACGTTCAGCAGGAACAGGACAGAGCCGGGACAGAGTCTCATTATCTTTTATGAGTTTCAactttttatttgtcatatgcaAGTTAAACTGGTCGGCTCAGCAGTGCAAGAGGtgaaaagacagagggagaaatgtGCTTCAGCACTTTATCATGAGCAATATAAATCAGCAGTGGGAACTTTacataatcagaatcagaatcagaaaggatttattgccaagtaggtttaaacctacctggaattttctttggtaaaaaggtgcatacatttaacataaagcataaaaacacaataagtacctcacataaaaaaaagaaataactgtatataaaacaaatatatatacaagacctaaacatttaaataaagagtaaaaagcaaaaacagatatatacaagatataaaaagttaaataaaaagtaaaatgcaaagcaggagagaaatggggatgtgcaatatgcaacaTACTGTTATGtcatgttatgtgtgttaatgtaacacagaattgagacgTGGGTGCGGGATAACATCAGGTAGTTCCACACAATGTATAATCCACCGTCCTTCTCGGGCACTAAATGATATTTATGAAAAAAGCCTGGATAAGAGATGACAAATACACGAGTAAAGAACTGAAACGactaaaataaatgattcaaaACCGGAAGCAGCAGATTTTGGAGTTTTTCTGCTTGAATAATGAACAAATCATTTATTTCCAAAAGCTTTTGATGCTGAAAATAACCACGTTTCCTTTTTATCTAATTTAAAGACTCGCCACGGATCAAATTAATACTTGCACAGTATTATCAAACATGttatctcatctctctctctctctctctctctctgcagctccagtgtGCTGCTCCTCCCGCTATGGCCTGGCCCTGCTCTCCTCTTACGGCTTCTTCGTGGTCTATTCCCTGAGGGTGAACCTCAGCGTGGCGATGGTGGACATGCTCAACGTCACCCATCAGGCCGACGCCAACCACAGCGGCACAGTGTGTCCGGCTCATGCAAACCCCGCACGGCCCAAACACAACCACACGGTGAGCACGAGCGCCACCGGGAGTCACAACATGTGATGCTATCAACCGGAGGGGTTCAGATGATTCACTGTTTCCCTCAGAGCTGCTGTGGTTTAATCCCAGTTTAGAGAGTTTCCTTCGTACGTGTAGAAATGACGACGATGGTGGAGACTGAGCAGCATCATCAATGAAGGGCTTTGAAATGACCTTTGGAAAACAATGAGTCACACTGAGACCGAGTTTAACAGAAGCACGTCAGAGGTTAATGAATCAAGAGGCCGGAGCTGACGTCATATTCAGAAGTTTGTCGGTTTCAGATAAAAGGATCCAGGGGACAACCGTCATTCTGATTTGTACACTGTgtagtagtggtgggggaaataatcgattctgttcagtatcgcgatattttgcgcctgcgatactgtagcacaaagtattgcaattttaatttttttaatttttttaatactttattcaCAATTATATGtcacagcccctggctggcaaagcatgacgaggagagtttcagagttgattgaagctctaggttactcttatttatatgattattctcaggtttatgttactctattatgtctgctttgtgttactgtattgtatttaaataattgtaagttatgtgctgggagctcagcgttcatgtgagaggtctcctattcagaacataattacaaaggtcctgtgtcctgaatgttcaaggacaaagtttttgcacttcagttaatgtgtagaagacaatgttgttcacagaattaaatgtgacatttgaagtgagtcttattttcctcattttttgtaatgcctttgaataatatgggggacatgaatcgcaatatatcgcagaattgaatcgcaatacttgcagaatcgcaatactattgaatcttggcccaaatattgcaatactattgaatagtcacatttttgccaattcccacccctactgtGTAATGTGTATGTTCGAGGACTTAAGGGCTTTAAAAAAAGATagtcacacacatgaataaactTTCAAACAACGAGAAACTTTGATTCCtgcctttatttttttataatgccACAATAATCAATCCTGCTTCATCGGTGTCCACCTCACCCCCGACAGGCCAGCGTGTACGACTGGGACTCGGAGACGCAGGGCTGGATTCTGGGCTCCTTCTTCTACGGCTACATCCTGACTCAGATCCCCGGCGGCTACCTGGCCGGCCGCTACGGACCCAAGTGGCTGATGGGCTTCGGCATCCTGGGAACTGTGGCTTTCACCCTGCTCACCCCGGTGGCTGCAGACCTGGGTGCAAGCTATCTCATCGCTGTCAGGGTGCTGGAGGGGATCGGAGAGGTAGGAGAAGTGGAAATGACTCCCGCTCATCTGTTGTTTGTATCATCAACACAAGCTGTACTGTCACCATATGTGAAATTAGCTTTATTCAATTAAATTATCAGTATTAAAACATCTGTCTGAACTCCCACAGCCATACCTATGAATACAGAGATAGTTTGTTTACACCTATAATCAGCTGATTGGTTGTACGTGTGTCCTCCGTCCCTTCATGTGCTGGTTTGTCTTCAGGGAGTCACGTTTCCTGCGATGTACACCATGTGGGCGGCGTGGGCTCCACCGCTGGAGAGGAGCCGGCTGCTCACCATCTCCTACATCGGTAAGACGGAGCAGACAGGGGGAGAACAATGGTGATACTGTTAGAAATGTTCATATTGTGGAGGCTCTCAAGGGCTTTTTGGTGTGAGCtgagcccccccgcccccccccccctctggtcctgctttcttttcttttctttggtttatattgcctgtttatgttttactgtgtactGTAAATTGTATTGAATAGATCTAACTAGGTTACACTTCAATggcacctttttcctttttgcttctATGACATATGTATTGCACTTAACTGttcctatatatttatcttcagatatcgttctattttatttttatgtcttcatTTTATCATTAGccagcgtgtatgtgtgtatctgtgtgagtacatgggtatacttatgtttgtatacggtaattactttatttatgcgctgctgaatgatgattgttgttcttcaaatccaataaaaatttgatcacaaaaaaaagaaatgttcatATTGCATGTAGAACTGTAGCTTTTTGAACTCATACAACAAATTACAAAACTtttacctctctctctgtgtgtgtgtggactggtctccctctctctctctgtgtgtgtgtggaatggtctctctctctctatgtgtgtgtgttgatcactTATCAGTAACGCTCTGTGATTCACAGCTGTTTGTATTCTCTCCATCCTCAGGAGCCCAGCTGGGGACGGTGAtatctcttcctctgtctggtGAAATCTGCTTCTACCTCGACTGGACCTACGTCTTCTACGTGTTTGGTAAGTccaaaaattgtgtttttaaccttttaatgGCTCCGTCCTCATTCATCCTGTTCTACATCCTCCAGTCACGAGTTGAGTTTATTTCCTCTGTGGGTTTGACGAGATCAGAAGTAATAAGTTGCTTGGTTCGGTTTCAGGAAACAGAAATCCTGTGTTTTCAGATGAGTTGCACgtctgacatgtgatggaggatttttttttttttttacatgtatttttattggTTGTTAGACAAGATGTACACTGTCACACATGttgcaatatttcaattaaatttctttttgtgtcaatGTACAATGAAACAGTAGCCTtttaacaatttacatttttatatttttataaacccCATCCCACCCTAACATTCCCTgtgccacaaaaaaaaaaaaaaaaagagggggggggagttctCCTAAGATGAAAGCGTTTGCGCTTTACGTTAATGCCCTATACTAATGAGAGGGGAGAGTGACAAGTTTGTCAAAATAGACCAGTAAAGGGTCCCAGACTTTGTTGAATTTTCCGGTTGATCCTCTAAGAAAGTATTTaactttttcaatttttaaaaacatcatcatatcCGAAAGCCACACAGATGCCTTCGGTGGTAATTGTGATGGAGGATTTAATCTACATCAACGCAGGCCATCGATCTCCACCTGTGGTCTGAGAAGTCTTTTGTTCCTCCAGGTGCTAATGGTCTGGTgtggttcatcctctgggcgTTTCTGGTCTTCGACAGTCCCAACACTCACCCACGGATCTCAGAGCGGGAGAGACTCTACATCACCAACTCACTGAAGAACGAGGTATCACCACGAACCAGACATTATTATTACACTAGAGACAAATTAGATTTGTGTGTATTTAGCTGCTGTTGTGTAATTGTAGATTATATCTCAGATTGTCAGTCTGATCTCGGATGAACTTCCGTCCGAGGCAGAGACAGTAGCTGCAGTGTCTGATGCTTTCAGGCGTTTCCGCTCCAGCAGTTCTCTGATAATAATGTTACATAATCTGTGTGTTGCATAAAGTTATTCTCTTATCCAACTTCCTCAGCTGTTCGGTCATAACACATATAAAGAGTCGGTTTCATTTAGACTTTCAGCTGCTTTCAACTCTCTACATGTTCACACTGATTCAACGTTTTAACCAACGTGTGTCTGATTCTCCAGATGTGTGAAAACAATGGGTTTTGAGCTCTTGAGGTTATGTAGTTTATTAGTGTATCACTACAAACCTTGAATATGACTAGACACTGATGAACATTGAttattatttagtatttttctGTCCAGCAGGGGGAGGAAAAGTTAACCTAAAATATAAAACCaccaggagaagcaggagattATAGAACAAACACTTTTCTCTTCTGTGAGGCTTGTTTCCATTAATTCAgtcaaaaaaagtcaaacttcacAACGTATATTAGCATATTTACGTATTAGTTCTtgcagaagtgtgtgttttccagtgaGAACTTCCTGATCCACCTGGTCCCTGTGTTCCTCTTCCCTTGCGATCCAGCTGTCCACGTCTGCAGGCCACATCCCGTGGAGAGCCATCGTGACCTCCAGGCCGCTGTGGGCCATCGTCGTGGCTCACTTCTCCTACAACTGGACCTTCTACACCCTCCTCACCCTGCTGCCCACCTACATGAACGACATCCTGGGCTTCAGCATTCAGCAGGTGGCgtcagcatcacacacacatatataaagaaAGTGAACATAATGTGATCACAGCTTCTTTTCtagtgttattttattaaaGAATTGATCTAAATCAGGGTCATTTTAAGTCCTGATGTGAAAGTTCATCTGTGCAACACTGAGAACAATGAATGGAACCAAAGTAGTAGACAAGGGACATGAatggatcaaataaaaacaaatagtttCTTAACCAATGAATAAATTATGATTTCTACCTGCTGATGAAAtgtgttaataataaataaatgaactcaCCATGTGTTGTTGTCTCCCGTCCACCACAGAACGGTTTACTCTCCGCTCTTCCCTACCTGGGCTGTGCGGTGTTCGCGGTGCTCAGTGGGCAGATTGCAGATTACCTGCGGGAGACGTGCCGGACCCCCACAGTCACCGTCAGGAAGGTGTTCTCCCTCATCGGTAAGAAAACACCAACGTCTCAGCTGAACCCTGGATTCTGTTGCTCCGACCGGAGAGAAGAGATGTTCACAGTGGTTGTTGTGCAGGTATGATCGGGCCGGCCATGTTCCTGGTTGCCGCGGGTTACACCGGCTGCGACTACGTCCTGGCCATCACCTTCCTCACCATCTCCTCCGCCCTGGGGGGAGTGTCGGCCTCTGGATTCAACATCAACCACCTGGACATCGCCCCATCGTGAGAAACTCCTTCACTGAAATACGCTCTGGGAATATTATCTCAGAATTATAGCAATATGAAAAGATTTGTCTGATGTACTTGTGATTTTTTAGACTGGTTGTACGATCTTTATATGAATAATCTCAGCATTATTAAAAGCAGATCTGTGAAGGACTACTTTCTTAAACACATTAAGTACACATGACATTTATAGTGTTAAAGCTGATATTATACAGTTTACTATCCTGTTAACACGTAATACAACAATAAATACTTCTGTTAGTTTCGCAGTGGAATTAATCCCATTTAATAATCCATGTGTTTATCTCCACAGGTATGCTGGGATCCTGCTGGGAATCACAAACACCTTTGCCACCATCCCTGGCATGGTGGGACCAGTCATAGCAAGAGCCCTCACCACAAATGTAGGAATCACACGTAAACTCACAACCTGTCTGGAAAAGTCACTGTTTCAAAGCTCGTTGATAAATCATTTGAACATAAATTattgaaaagttaatttgttaaatatcagggttcatacacattttgaccaatggatttccatgacttttcaataactttaaaccaaatttccatgaccgaacattttgtgaaatctcggtgtatacgctaaaaagtgacaaaatgtagaattcaaactaacaatgagaattccaaggcagaCAGTACACCTTAAAggacaaacccaagtatgcctgcttatattttgagagtatttctttaaaagcatatgaattatttaaaactcagcgtaaataatgaacgacatgaaaatatgaatttaacaaatttccataacttttccaaaacttttgggagattattttattccatgacttttcaaggcctggaaaaacacattttaaaattccatgacttttccaggttttccatgaccgtacgaaccctgaaaTATACAAGTTTAGGCTAAATGTCCTTATTTGGAAAACAGGACGATGTCAATAATCcaaaaattacttttaaattctgtttctaccgaaaaacacacttttgatcaatgttttactttttagaCTCGACGTGAAAGTGACTCAGCTTCTATCCCCAGTTGCACCAGTTACTCTCTACTCTAACCAGTTCTGTGCTGCCTCTCCTGTAGAACACCATAGAGGAATGGCAGACGGTCTTCTACATCGCTGCCTCCATCAACCTGGTGGGCTCGTTGTTCTACACAGTGTTCGGCCGGGGGACGGTGCAGCCGTGGGCCGTCCACACGTCCCTGCCTCACCACGGAGACTGAGGCGGAGGACGAGCACCGGACTTGGGACGTGGGACGATTGTTCGGACAGACAAATCACAATCGCGGGTTTAGTAAACAGGTAGTAGGGCGGCGCTGCTAATTGGCAAAGCTCAGCAACAGTGAGTAACAGACTTGATTCTTTTTTCTGTGAACGTGGGGACCGAccaacctgcagagacagaagcagactTGCACTTTTAGTTCAGCAGAAACGCTTTGGAGACGAAATAACAATTGAGTCAACGAAACACTGTTCATCTCCGAGGCTTCTCAGCATGAGGGTCAGCTCTGTTATTAACAAGTTAGATAAGATAATCCGTTATTAGTCCCACTACAGAGGTGCTACAACACAGCTTCAACTCGAAAGGTCAGCTAATGCagtttaaattaaagttaatcTTGATGAATATATCGTGATGAACGAGCAGTGAAACACAAACGATTCCAACTTCTGTTACTTTGTGGTTTTCAGGGTTCCTAGTTAAAACCAAATTATTCCTCTCAGTTGTTATTTCTGCCTCCAGAGCAGCTCTGTGCTC is a window encoding:
- the slc17a5 gene encoding sialin produces the protein MSRFSSDLEDEPDTPLLHRGQEDRVHRAPVCCSSRYGLALLSSYGFFVVYSLRVNLSVAMVDMLNVTHQADANHSGTVCPAHANPARPKHNHTASVYDWDSETQGWILGSFFYGYILTQIPGGYLAGRYGPKWLMGFGILGTVAFTLLTPVAADLGASYLIAVRVLEGIGEGVTFPAMYTMWAAWAPPLERSRLLTISYIGAQLGTVISLPLSGEICFYLDWTYVFYVFGANGLVWFILWAFLVFDSPNTHPRISERERLYITNSLKNELSTSAGHIPWRAIVTSRPLWAIVVAHFSYNWTFYTLLTLLPTYMNDILGFSIQQNGLLSALPYLGCAVFAVLSGQIADYLRETCRTPTVTVRKVFSLIGMIGPAMFLVAAGYTGCDYVLAITFLTISSALGGVSASGFNINHLDIAPSYAGILLGITNTFATIPGMVGPVIARALTTNNTIEEWQTVFYIAASINLVGSLFYTVFGRGTVQPWAVHTSLPHHGD